The Brassica oleracea var. oleracea cultivar TO1000 chromosome C6, BOL, whole genome shotgun sequence genome includes a region encoding these proteins:
- the LOC106299466 gene encoding gamma-glutamyltranspeptidase 1-like — translation MWFFRAGTIAILIIAFLQNAAAKKRPHSIVKYHGAVATDDGRCSRIGMKVLRQGGNAIDASVAAAFCLGVVSPASSGIGGGSFIVVKMAGGKEVAYDSRETAPLRATENMYGGNLDLKKRGALSVGVPGEVAGLFTAWKQHGKLPWKRLVSPAKKLAARGFKISKYLYMQMNTTRDHILADKGLSKLFVSNGELKKPGTLCRNPKLALTLRQIAKYGPKAFYNGTVGVNLVRDILKSGGIITLKDLQSYRVNVKEPLSNDILGYRLLGMPPPSSGGAAMVLILNILSQYGVPSGVSGSLGVHRLVEALKHAFAIRMNIGDPDFVDVSKVVSNMLSPKFAQDLKRKINDKKTFDPKYYGGRWNQIKDHGTSHLSIIDHERNCVSMTSTINAFFGALMLSPSTGIVLNNEMDDFSIPLKSFNDSDKPPPAPANFIRPGKRPLSSMTPTIVLKDGKVKAAVGASGGMYIIAGTTEVFLNHFLLNMDPLSSVVAPRIYHQLIPNSVKYENWTTAYNDHFEIPKRTRHVLEKKGHVLTPFAGGTISQFIVQESDGKLVAVSDPRKGGFPSGY, via the exons ATGTGGTTCTTTCGAGCAGGGACGATCGCTATTCTCATAATCGCGTTTCTGCAAAATGCTGCGGCTAAGAAAAGACCACACAGTATTGTAAAGTATCATGGTGCAGTCGCAACAGACGATGGACGGTGTTCTAGAATAGGAATGAAAGTTCTTCGTCAAGGAGGAAACGCTATTGATGCTTCTGTTGCCGCTGCTTTTTGTTTGGGCGTTGTGAGTCCAGCGTCTAGCGGTATAGGCGGTGGATCGTTTATAGTGGTTAAGATGGCTGGTGGCAAGGAAGTAGCTTATGATTCTAGAGAAACTGCTCCTCTCCGTGCCACTGAG AATATGTATGGAGGCAATCTTGATCTAAAAAAGAGAGGAGCCTTATCAGTAGGAGTTCCCGGGGAAGTTGCTGGTCTATTCACAGCTTGGAAACAACATGGAAAGCTACCGTGGAAGCGGTTAGTTAGTCCAGCAAAGAAACTCGCAGCTAGAGGTTTCAAGATTTCAAAGTATCTCTATATGCAAATGAACACAACCAGGGACCATATCCTAGCAGACAAAGGTCTCTCTAAACTATTTGTTTCAAATGGTGAGCTTAAGAAACCAGGAACACTTTGCCGAAACCCAAAACTGGCTTTAACTTTGAGGCAAATTGCAAAGTATGGTCCAAAAGCGTTTTATAATGGCACGGTTGGTGTTAACCTTGTGAGAGATATCCTCAAATCAGGAGGGATAATAACTTTGAAAGATCTACAAAGTTATAGAGTTAATGTCAAAGAACCATTATCTAATGATATTCTTGGATACCGTTTACTCGGGATGCCTCCTCCTTCATCCGGTGGTGCTGCAATGGTCCTT ATTTTGAACATTCTTTCTCAATATGGGGTTCCATCAGGTGTATCGGGCTCTCTCGGTGTTCATCGTTTAGTCGAGGCTCTGAAACATGCTTTTGCAATTAGAATGAACATTGGAGATCCAGATTTTGTTGACGTTAGTAAAGTCGTTTCGAATATGTTGTCTCCAAAGTTTGCACAAGACTTGAAGAGGAAGATAAACGACAAGAAAACCTTTGACCCAAAATATTATGGTGGCAG GTGGAATCAGATCAAAGATCATGGAACAAGCCACTTATCGATAATAGATCATGAGAGGAATTGTGTTTCGATGACTAGTACAATAAATGCTTTCTTTGGGGCACTGATGCTGTCTCCTAGCACGGGAATCGTTCTGAACAACGAAATGGACGATTTCTCGATCCCGTTGAAGTCCTTCAATGACTCAGATAAGCCGCCACCAGCACCTGCTAACTTCATCCGTCCCGGGAAACGACCTTTGTCATCCATGACTCCCACCATTGTACTCAAG GACGGTAAAGTTAAAGCAGCAGTGGGTGCAAGCGGAGGAATGTATATCATCGCCGGAACAACGGAAGTTTTCTTGAATCATTTTTTACTCAACATGGATCCTCTTTCTTCTGTCGTGGCTCCAAGAATTTACCATCAG TTGATACCAAACAGTGTTAAGTATGAGAACTGGACGACGGCTTACAATGATCATTTCGAGATACCTAAACGGACAAGACATGTGTTGGAGAAGAAAGGACATGTCCTAACGCCGTTCGCAGGAGGGACAATTTCTCAGTTCATAGTTCAAGAATCCGATGGGAAGCTTGTGGCTGTGAGTGATCCAAGAAAAGGAGGGTTCCCTTCAGGATATTGA
- the LOC106296584 gene encoding uncharacterized protein LOC106296584 — MNHWAVQPNAFGDQSVVVCPKPRRIALRNPSLYHHPARSLRCYFSHQQVEVCESEAETDILDIILTKDGYGTEQVQAQVLDSPSPFLCGSPPSRVANPLTQDARFRDELSLVSSSISTPLGQPQSSSGRKGGCVRGSFGSSPAVRIEGFDCLDRDSRNCSIPALA, encoded by the exons ATGAACCACTGGGCGGTCCAGCCAAACGCTTTCGGTGATCAGAGTGTTGTTGTCTGCCCAAAACCACGTCGGATTGCTCTCCGTAACCCTTCCCTCTACCACCATCCCGCTCGTTCTCTCCGTTGTTACTTCAG TCATCAACAAGTGGAGGTGTGTGAATCCGAGGCAGAGACTGATATCTTAGATATCATACTCACAAAG GATGGTTATGGTACGGAACAAGTTCAGGCTCAGGTATTAGACTCGCCGTCCCCGTTTTTATGTGGGTCGCCGCCGAGCAGAGTCGCTAACCCTTTAACCCAGGATGCTCGTTTCAGAGATGAACTCTCACTGGTCTCTTCATCGATCTCGACTCCGCTAGGCCAACCTCAGTCCTCCTCAGGTAGGAAAGGAGGATGTGTTAGAGGCAGTTTTGGTAGCAGCCCAGCGGTTAGGATTGAAGGGTTCGATTGCCTCGACAGGGACAGTAGAAACTGCAGCATCCCTGCCTTGGCATGA